Proteins co-encoded in one Actinomadura luteofluorescens genomic window:
- a CDS encoding NUDIX domain-containing protein: MYAALYFTDVDGNPLALRSALSVETWQFPGGNVEHGDATPFATAVRECREETGIEFDGPPVLLLTHFLPAQPAWPCAKIGFVFDGGTLTAAELGRIVLDPSEHTEWRVQPIDTWKATMSPRSFTRVAAVDEARNSRSATFLCEPPTVT, encoded by the coding sequence ATGTACGCCGCCTTGTACTTCACCGACGTCGACGGCAATCCCCTCGCCCTGCGCTCAGCACTCAGCGTGGAGACCTGGCAGTTCCCCGGCGGCAACGTCGAGCACGGCGACGCCACCCCGTTCGCCACGGCCGTGCGGGAGTGCAGGGAGGAAACCGGCATCGAGTTCGACGGACCGCCCGTTCTTCTTCTGACGCACTTCCTCCCGGCTCAACCGGCGTGGCCCTGCGCGAAGATCGGGTTCGTCTTCGACGGCGGAACGCTCACGGCCGCCGAACTCGGCCGGATCGTCCTGGACCCGTCCGAGCACACGGAGTGGCGCGTGCAACCGATCGACACGTGGAAGGCGACGATGAGCCCGCGCTCGTTCACCCGAGTCGCGGCCGTGGACGAGGCCAGAAACAGCCGATCCGCGACGTTCCTCTGCGAACCCCCGACGGTGACGTAG
- a CDS encoding serine/threonine-protein kinase, which produces MSPHRALCVLLMEMAFVCGVEGVPGAGSVDLQTRLFCRGGSGMGPLQPGDPSSVGGYRVLARLGAGGMGVVYLARSPGGRLAALKVVRPESVGDSGFRERFRREIGAAGKVSGLYTASVLDADADAAQPWFAAAFVPAPTLKEAVEDGGALPEPAVRALGAGLAEALQAVHGAGLVHRDLKPGNVLLAEDGPRIIDFGIAKVVDATQITRTGGMIGTLAYLAPEQIAGAKDAGPAADVFALGGVLVYAATGARPFGEGDPGALLYEIMYGEPGLDGLPASLRGILAACLDKEPARRPLLADVLAALTPVDFSALLTPALRRDLAAREAEANRISSGPVALPPPLPRIEETVSGGLRRRRVLGLGAGAAVAVTGIGAGTAGWALAGGKSKPARPAPRGTALATAPAPAWTFVPPAPVSSDESHLLVSGGVVLWGGEDATYGVDAASGRRLWTADVSMFPGGAVHESTFVLPNGGGLDGKTTITLVDAASGEPTHLPMPDGAFPGSVFGVADGAVLLESGTYSDEDVPAVWAVDLAGGKARWRFPVADSVIEGTLDRNGLYLNVEHTLSAVDLATGRRRWSVDWSGNGREWLTQGITVAGGRVFGNFADTLQAVDTAGGKRVWSRTTGAEFPSVLLAGRNVIFRGDDLHAHDRATGAPAWTLAGPEKFVDQPGRDAASDDVIAAAFGGGAPHGLFAATASGRGLWVHWGDVHRAREWGVVVSGSSIFATDHQRLLCFRAGS; this is translated from the coding sequence ATGTCCCCCCACCGGGCCCTCTGTGTGCTGCTCATGGAGATGGCCTTCGTCTGCGGCGTCGAGGGTGTGCCGGGGGCTGGTTCGGTAGACTTACAGACACGTTTGTTCTGTCGAGGTGGGAGCGGGATGGGGCCACTCCAGCCGGGGGATCCCTCCAGCGTCGGCGGGTATCGGGTTCTTGCCCGGCTCGGGGCGGGTGGGATGGGTGTCGTCTATCTCGCTCGGTCGCCAGGTGGTCGGCTTGCGGCTCTCAAGGTCGTCCGGCCTGAGTCCGTCGGGGACTCGGGCTTCCGGGAGCGGTTCCGCCGTGAGATCGGCGCCGCGGGGAAGGTCAGCGGTCTGTACACGGCTTCCGTGCTGGACGCCGACGCGGACGCGGCGCAGCCCTGGTTCGCCGCCGCGTTCGTGCCCGCGCCCACGTTGAAAGAGGCCGTCGAGGACGGTGGGGCGCTGCCCGAACCCGCGGTCCGTGCTCTGGGTGCGGGGCTCGCCGAGGCGCTGCAGGCCGTCCATGGGGCGGGGCTGGTGCACCGCGACCTCAAGCCCGGCAACGTCCTGCTGGCCGAGGACGGCCCCAGGATCATCGACTTCGGGATCGCCAAGGTCGTCGACGCCACGCAGATCACCCGTACCGGCGGCATGATCGGCACGCTGGCGTACCTGGCGCCCGAGCAGATCGCCGGGGCCAAGGACGCGGGGCCCGCGGCGGACGTGTTCGCGCTGGGGGGCGTGCTGGTCTACGCGGCGACGGGGGCCCGGCCGTTCGGCGAGGGCGACCCGGGCGCGCTGCTCTACGAGATCATGTACGGCGAGCCCGGCCTGGACGGGCTGCCCGCGTCGCTGCGGGGCATCCTGGCCGCCTGCCTGGACAAGGAACCGGCGCGGCGGCCTCTGCTGGCGGACGTGCTCGCGGCGCTGACCCCCGTTGACTTCTCAGCGCTCCTCACCCCGGCCCTGCGCCGGGACCTGGCGGCCAGGGAGGCCGAGGCGAACCGGATCTCGTCCGGGCCGGTGGCGCTGCCGCCGCCGCTGCCGAGGATCGAGGAGACGGTCTCCGGTGGCTTGCGGCGTCGGCGCGTGCTGGGGCTGGGCGCCGGGGCGGCGGTCGCCGTGACCGGCATCGGCGCGGGGACGGCGGGCTGGGCCCTGGCGGGCGGGAAGTCCAAGCCCGCCAGGCCCGCGCCCCGTGGGACCGCCCTCGCCACGGCGCCCGCGCCGGCGTGGACGTTCGTCCCGCCCGCGCCCGTCTCGTCCGACGAGTCGCACCTGCTGGTCTCGGGCGGTGTCGTGCTGTGGGGCGGCGAGGACGCGACGTACGGGGTGGACGCGGCGTCGGGGCGGCGGCTGTGGACGGCGGACGTCAGCATGTTCCCGGGCGGCGCGGTCCACGAGTCGACGTTCGTCCTCCCGAACGGCGGCGGTCTCGACGGGAAGACGACGATCACCCTGGTCGACGCGGCGTCCGGTGAGCCGACGCATCTGCCGATGCCGGACGGCGCGTTTCCCGGTTCCGTCTTCGGCGTGGCCGACGGCGCGGTCCTGCTGGAATCGGGGACCTACTCGGACGAGGACGTCCCGGCCGTGTGGGCCGTCGACCTGGCCGGCGGCAAGGCCAGGTGGCGGTTCCCCGTCGCCGACTCGGTCATCGAGGGCACCCTCGACCGGAACGGTCTGTACCTCAACGTCGAGCACACGCTCAGCGCCGTCGACCTCGCCACCGGCCGCAGGCGCTGGAGCGTCGACTGGTCCGGAAACGGGCGGGAGTGGCTGACCCAGGGCATCACGGTCGCCGGCGGCAGGGTCTTCGGGAATTTCGCCGACACGCTCCAGGCCGTCGACACGGCCGGGGGGAAGAGGGTGTGGTCGCGGACCACCGGCGCGGAGTTCCCCTCCGTCCTGCTCGCGGGCCGCAACGTGATCTTCAGGGGCGACGATCTGCACGCCCACGACCGCGCGACCGGGGCCCCCGCGTGGACGCTGGCCGGCCCGGAGAAGTTCGTCGACCAGCCGGGGCGGGACGCGGCTTCGGACGACGTCATCGCGGCCGCGTTCGGTGGCGGCGCGCCCCACGGCCTCTTCGCCGCCACGGCCTCCGGCCGGGGGCTGTGGGTGCACTGGGGCGATGTCCATCGCGCCAGGGAATGGGGCGTCGTCGTGTCCGGCTCGTCGATCTTCGCGACCGATCATCAGCGGCTGCTCTGCTTCCGGGCGGGCTCGTGA
- a CDS encoding serine/threonine-protein kinase → MTAARGPEDPERIGGYRVLRRLGEGGMGRVYLGASPAGRAVAIKVVRPELAGDPGFRARFAAEVAAAQRVSGAFTSPVVEAEPDGAVPWLATAYVNGLSLKETVERYGPMPEPLLRTLGAGLGEALIAIHAAGLLHRDLKPANILLAKDGPRVIDFGISRAVDASADGPTRALTSEGQIIGSPGYMAPEQIRGGTLTASADVFAFGAVLAFAATGRPPFGRGALAAVIHRTLHEGPDLDGVPASLERLVAACLSGDPGERPPTELLPSLLAADPAAAGWLPGPLGEELRQREDTLLLDMRELARSRTRRRLLLGGAAAAGLAVVGGGTAAALATADGGAGRRPAPPKPLWRTTIGDLGDRGFAVEVLSRTVVPHDEGPVYRWHSLDTGRQLWSSRFSVAAFGPNLVYGVPDDGGRLIAVDESHRVRWTSDVTGGDDVPELQGPDNGVLVLTGQNHTVFGVDAATGTRLWAYEWPSPTSLCFLYGITNRTVVAIGNQGAKSLLVGLDTATGALRWSDPDGSLTFVPEGGGNLIFRNPSGVTLYALAADTGRTLWSVELPKAAAKPQDETQLSQNFVVAGGTVYTGGPTLYALDASTGRERWTYTPASPGGQERSLLVSGKYAYILDNPQLVALDARTGRRVWSVNTPAARTARLIAAGGMICTGVTGTGAGLYGWDAETGELVWNHPASASAPTKRWALTTRDRTLVAAHDKTLLAFRLS, encoded by the coding sequence GTGACGGCCGCGCGCGGGCCCGAAGACCCCGAGCGCATCGGCGGGTACCGGGTGCTGCGGCGGCTGGGCGAGGGCGGCATGGGACGGGTCTACCTGGGCGCGTCCCCGGCCGGGCGGGCGGTGGCGATCAAGGTGGTGCGGCCGGAGCTCGCCGGGGACCCGGGGTTCCGGGCCAGGTTCGCGGCCGAGGTCGCCGCCGCCCAGCGGGTCAGCGGCGCGTTCACCAGCCCGGTGGTCGAGGCCGAGCCGGACGGGGCCGTCCCGTGGCTGGCGACCGCGTACGTCAACGGCCTCAGCCTGAAGGAGACGGTCGAGCGGTACGGGCCGATGCCCGAGCCGCTGCTGCGCACGCTCGGCGCGGGGCTGGGCGAGGCGCTGATCGCGATCCACGCGGCGGGGCTGCTGCACCGCGACCTCAAACCGGCCAACATCCTGCTGGCCAAGGACGGGCCCCGGGTCATCGACTTCGGTATCAGCAGGGCCGTCGACGCGTCCGCCGACGGGCCCACGCGGGCGCTCACCTCCGAGGGGCAGATCATCGGCTCCCCCGGTTACATGGCCCCCGAGCAGATCCGCGGCGGAACGCTCACCGCGTCCGCCGACGTGTTCGCCTTCGGGGCGGTGCTGGCCTTCGCCGCCACCGGTCGTCCCCCGTTCGGCAGAGGCGCGTTGGCCGCGGTCATTCACCGGACCCTGCACGAGGGGCCCGATCTGGACGGCGTCCCGGCGTCCCTGGAGCGGTTGGTGGCCGCCTGCCTGAGCGGTGACCCCGGCGAGCGCCCGCCCACCGAGCTGCTGCCGTCGCTTCTCGCGGCCGACCCGGCGGCCGCCGGGTGGCTTCCGGGCCCCCTCGGCGAGGAGTTGCGGCAGCGGGAGGACACGCTCCTCCTGGACATGCGGGAGCTCGCCCGGTCCCGCACCCGCCGGCGGCTGCTGCTCGGCGGCGCCGCCGCCGCGGGACTCGCCGTCGTCGGCGGCGGGACGGCCGCTGCACTGGCCACGGCCGACGGCGGGGCCGGACGGAGGCCCGCCCCGCCGAAGCCGCTGTGGCGGACGACGATCGGCGACCTCGGCGACCGGGGCTTCGCCGTCGAGGTCCTCTCCCGGACGGTCGTCCCCCACGACGAGGGACCGGTGTACCGCTGGCACTCGCTCGACACCGGGCGGCAGCTATGGTCCAGCAGGTTCTCCGTCGCGGCCTTCGGACCGAACCTGGTCTACGGGGTCCCGGACGACGGCGGCCGGCTGATCGCCGTGGACGAGTCCCACCGGGTGAGATGGACCAGCGATGTGACCGGCGGGGACGACGTCCCCGAGTTGCAGGGACCGGACAACGGGGTACTCGTCCTCACCGGCCAGAACCACACCGTCTTCGGCGTGGACGCCGCCACCGGCACGCGCCTCTGGGCCTACGAGTGGCCCTCCCCGACCTCGCTCTGTTTCCTTTACGGAATCACGAACCGCACCGTCGTCGCGATCGGCAACCAGGGGGCGAAGAGCCTGCTCGTCGGGCTCGACACGGCGACGGGCGCGCTCCGCTGGTCCGATCCGGACGGGAGCCTGACCTTCGTCCCCGAGGGCGGCGGGAACCTGATCTTCCGCAATCCGTCGGGCGTCACGCTTTACGCGCTGGCCGCCGACACCGGCCGCACGCTCTGGAGCGTCGAACTCCCCAAGGCCGCGGCGAAGCCCCAGGACGAAACGCAGCTCTCGCAGAACTTCGTGGTGGCCGGCGGGACGGTCTACACCGGCGGCCCGACCCTGTACGCCCTGGACGCGTCCACCGGCCGGGAGCGGTGGACCTACACGCCGGCCTCGCCCGGCGGGCAGGAACGGAGCCTCCTGGTCAGCGGGAAGTACGCCTACATCCTCGACAACCCGCAGCTCGTCGCGCTCGACGCCCGCACCGGCCGCCGGGTCTGGTCCGTCAACACGCCCGCGGCCCGCACCGCCCGGCTGATCGCCGCCGGCGGAATGATCTGCACCGGCGTGACGGGCACGGGCGCGGGACTCTACGGCTGGGACGCTGAAACGGGCGAACTCGTCTGGAACCACCCCGCCTCGGCTTCCGCTCCGACCAAGCGCTGGGCGCTCACCACCCGCGACCGCACCCTCGTGGCCGCCCACGACAAGACCCTCCTCGCCTTCCGCCTCTCCTGA